Within the Pseudoxanthomonas sp. YR558 genome, the region GCGGCAACGGCTGCGTAGGCTTCCGTCGCGAGAAGTTCATCCCGCTGGGCGGCCCCGACGGCGGCGATGGCGGCGGCGGCGGCAGCGTCTGGCTGTTGGCCGACGAAAACCTCAACACCCTGGTCGACTTTCGCCACCAGACCACGTTCCGAGCCCAGCGCGGCGAGAACGGCATGGGGCGGCAGATGTACGGCAAGGCGGGCGACGACCTGACGATCACCGTCCCGGTCGGCACGGTCGTCACCAATGTCAGTACCGACGAAGTCATCGGCGACCTCACCCAGCACGGCGACCGCCTGCTGGTCGCCAAGGGCGGCAAGGGCGGCCTGGGCAACATGCATTTCAAGAGCTCGATCACCCGTGCGCCGCGCAAGGCCACGCCGGGCGAAGAGGGTGAAGAGCGCCTGCTGAAGCTGGAGCTCAAGCTACTGGCCGATGTTGGCCTGCTGGGCTTTCCGAACGCCGGCAAGAGCACCTTCATCCGTGCCGTCTCGGCGGCGACGCCGAAGGTGGCCGACTATCCCTTCACCACGCTCTACCCGAACCTGGGCGTTGTGAGCGTGGAAGCCCACCGTAGCTTCGTCATCGCCGACATCCCGGGCCTGATCGAGGGCGCTGCCGACGGCGCTGGCTTGGGTGCGCAGTTCCTCCGCCACCTGCAGCGCACGCGCATCCTGTTGCACCTGGTGGACATGGCGCCGATGGAAGGCGGCGTGGAAGGCATCGACCCGGTCGAGCAGGTGCGCGCGATCGAGCGCGAACTCGAAAAGCACGACCCGGAACTGTTGGCCAAGCCGCGCTGGCTGGTGCTCAACAAGGCTGACCTGATGTTCGAGGACGAAGCGAAGGAGCGCGCGGAGCAGATCATCGCCAGCCTCGGCTGGACCCAGCCCTGGTATCAGGTCTCGGCGATCTCGCGCGAAGGCACCTGGCCGATCATGAAGGACGTGATGGCCTTCTTCGATCGACAGAAGGCAGAGGCCGACGAGGCCGCCTACGAAGGTTGATGTTCGAAACCCGCCGGAAGGCGGGTTTTTCGTATGCGCGCCGCGCGGGTCGTGTGCGGTGGGTAGGCAAAAAGAAACCCGCCTTTCGGCGGGTTCCGTGTCTTCGCGTCCGTGTACCGCTGGATCAGGCGGCTTGCAGCGCCTTGATGCGGGCGTTCAGGCGGCTCTTGTGGCGAGCGGCCTTGTTACGGTGGATCAGGCCGCGCGAGCTCAGACGGTCGAGGATCGGCTGGGCCGAGACGAACGCGGCCTGGGCGCCAGCGGCGTCGTTGGCATCGAGGGCTTTCAGGACTTTCTTGACGGCGGTGCGCAGCATCGAACGCTGACCGGCGTTGCGCGCATTGCGCACGACGGTCTGCTTGGCGCGCTTCTTGGCGGACTTGATATTGGCCACAGTGGGATTCCTGGTGAATACCTGAGAGAATTCAGGGGTTGAACGGAAGACGGATAATCGAGCCGGAAATTATGGGGCATTCAATGGGTTGCGTCAAGCTGGTGATTCTGTCGGGGGATCTGCCCCGATGAGCGGGAAGCTCCTGCGCTCCGCCGCCGTCTTCAGCTCCATGACCTTC harbors:
- the cgtA gene encoding Obg family GTPase CgtA; this encodes MKLVDEAEILVTAGNGGNGCVGFRREKFIPLGGPDGGDGGGGGSVWLLADENLNTLVDFRHQTTFRAQRGENGMGRQMYGKAGDDLTITVPVGTVVTNVSTDEVIGDLTQHGDRLLVAKGGKGGLGNMHFKSSITRAPRKATPGEEGEERLLKLELKLLADVGLLGFPNAGKSTFIRAVSAATPKVADYPFTTLYPNLGVVSVEAHRSFVIADIPGLIEGAADGAGLGAQFLRHLQRTRILLHLVDMAPMEGGVEGIDPVEQVRAIERELEKHDPELLAKPRWLVLNKADLMFEDEAKERAEQIIASLGWTQPWYQVSAISREGTWPIMKDVMAFFDRQKAEADEAAYEG
- the rpsT gene encoding 30S ribosomal protein S20, with the translated sequence MANIKSAKKRAKQTVVRNARNAGQRSMLRTAVKKVLKALDANDAAGAQAAFVSAQPILDRLSSRGLIHRNKAARHKSRLNARIKALQAA